ACTTTGGCGAGCACGAACCCGAGTCCGGCGCCCTTTACCGCTGCGAGATCACCGCGACCCACGACTACGATTTGGTCGCCCGCCTCATCTAATATGACCGGTAGCGACGGAGCTTGCCCCGTCTCAAGACGACCCAGGCCGATGGCCAAGAAACGAACCCGCTCCCTCCGCTGTCCCATCTGCCGCACCATCGTGCTGCGCGCCGATCCCGAGTTCCCTTTCTGCAGCGAGCGCTGCCGCACCATCGACCTGGGCAAGTGGGCGAGCGGCGCTTACGTGGTGTCTACTCCTATCACCGACCCGGAGGCCTACGAAGACGCCGAGCGCCAGGCCGAGGAAATGCGCCGCAAAACGTCGGACGGAGAAGACAGTGGCCGAGACTGATCCGCGCAGCGCTGACCCGCCCAAGACCAATCCGCACTTCGGCGACCTGCACGACCCGCTTCCCCCCGAGCCCGAATTCGAGCCCGCGGATTCGGACAACGACGACGATGATCGTCCGCCACGCCACGGTTCGCGAAACGGTTCGCGCACCTACGATGCCTGGCTCATCGCCACCTTCTTCGGCGTGGGCTTCACGCCCAAGGCGCCGGGGACGGCCGGCTCGGCGGCGACGGTGCTGCTCTGGGCGCTAGCCGCGCACTTCATCCGTCCTGACTACCAAGCCATGGTGGCGTTGCTGGTCGCGTGCACGGCCATCATCGCCGGCATCCCTACGGCGAGCGTCGTGTGCCGCGAGAGCGGTCTCGACGATCCGCAGATCGTGGTGATCGACGAGGTCGCCGGACAGATGATCACCCTGCTGCTCGTGCCGCTCGGTTGGAAAGCCTTCCTCGCGGGCTTTATACTTTTTCGTGTCTTCGACACGCTGAAGCCGTTTCCGCTGCGCCGTCTTGAAAAACTGCCGGGGGGTTCCGGCGTGGTCATGGACGACGTGGGCGCCGGCATCTACGGGTTCATCGTCATGCAGCTCTTGCTCTATTTTCACGTGTTATAACCAGGGTCACATAACCACGGTCCTCACTCATGGGCATCTCCGACCTGCTGGGCAAGAAGAACGTGAATGGCAAGCCGCACATCGAGGCGGTCATGCCCGCCGCGGCACTCCCTGGCGGCGAGCTGCGCGTCATCGGCCACGGACTCAAGCCGCCCGAGCTGGCGCAACCGCGCGTGCTCTTCGGCGAGGTGGAAGCGCCCATCGTCGTGAGCTCTGACGAGTTCGTGATCACCCGCGTCCCGGAAGAGGCGACCTCGGGCGCGCTCACCGTCGCGACGCACGAGACTTCCTCGAATGCCGCCGAGGTCAGCATCGCCGTGCCCGTCGCGGAGAACCTGCATCCGGTCGCCAATCCAGCGCTCGACGCCGAGGGCAACATCTACGTCACCTTCTCCGGCTCGCGCGGACAGAAGACGCCCGTCTCCATCTACCGCATCGACACCAGCTACAACGTGAAGCCGTTCCTTGCCGAGCTGATGAACGC
This Acidobacteriota bacterium DNA region includes the following protein-coding sequences:
- a CDS encoding DNA gyrase inhibitor YacG — its product is MAKKRTRSLRCPICRTIVLRADPEFPFCSERCRTIDLGKWASGAYVVSTPITDPEAYEDAERQAEEMRRKTSDGEDSGRD
- a CDS encoding phosphatidylglycerophosphatase A, with product MAETDPRSADPPKTNPHFGDLHDPLPPEPEFEPADSDNDDDDRPPRHGSRNGSRTYDAWLIATFFGVGFTPKAPGTAGSAATVLLWALAAHFIRPDYQAMVALLVACTAIIAGIPTASVVCRESGLDDPQIVVIDEVAGQMITLLLVPLGWKAFLAGFILFRVFDTLKPFPLRRLEKLPGGSGVVMDDVGAGIYGFIVMQLLLYFHVL